Proteins from a genomic interval of Rhinatrema bivittatum unplaced genomic scaffold, aRhiBiv1.1, whole genome shotgun sequence:
- the LOC115082415 gene encoding uncharacterized protein LOC115082415 produces MSGGFQGGVVGGYKGNAKQQGLRHDEDWVFSGQDTGGGFSTVAGSDGDVRSKLLRRERWQSRQDKSPGREEAASSFRQDPGDGAPSFGGLQGRTERMGVKRFEGCAWIVGHSYIHPAQRRAMKRPYGEHLDIDRAGWRVSWFSKRGMGWDELLPFLFERIQMWGEPNLIIFHLGGNDIGSKTCRELLTCMKKDLSQVMIRCPRVLARVV; encoded by the exons ATGTCGGGTGGATTTCAGGGAGGGGTGGTGGGTGGTTACAAAGGTAACGCCAAACAACAGGGTTTGAGACACGATGAGGACTGGGTTTTTTCGGGGCAAGATACTGGTGGGGGCTTTTCCACTGTTGCAGGTTCGGATGGTGATGTACGATCGAAGCTCCTGAGGAGGGAAAGATGGCAGTCCCGACAAGATAAAAGCCCGGGCAGAGAGGAGGCTGCATCGTCTTTCAGGCAAGATCCAGGCGATGGAGCACCCAGTTTCGGAGGTTTGCAGGGAAGGACAG AGCGTATGGGGGTGAAGAGATTTGAAGGATGTGCCTGGATTGTGGGTCATTCCTACATTCATCCGGCGCAGAGACGAGCAATGAAGCGTCCGTATGGAGAACACTTGGACATTGACAGAGCCGGGTGGCGGGTGTCCTGGTTTAGTAAAAGGGGTATGGGTTGGGACGAGCTATTGCCCTTTTTGTTTGAAAGGATTCAGATGTGGGGAGAGCCCAATTTAATAATTTTTCACTTGGGTGGCAATGATATTGGGTCCAAAACATGCAGAGAGTTATTAACTTGCATGAAAAAAGACCTGTCACAGGTCATGATTCGATGCCCCAGGGTACTGGCTAGGGTGGTCTGA